Within the bacterium genome, the region CTTCAGGTTGAGGTTCAAGAAAAATCTGGGCAAGGCAATTTCGCGACCGCGATTCAGCAATCTGTTCTAAAAACTGGCTCGGTGCAGGCCTCAAGATGGCAATCTCCCATAGACCGGGATAAAGAGTAAGCGGATTCTCTTCAGTCTCAAAAACCTTTTCCGAACGGACTATCGCCGCCAATAAAGCCAGCTCGAGCTTTGCAAGCTGCGATAACGCAACAAATTCCCTTTCTGTCTCGGTTATTTTTGGTTGCTCATGTCTGCGATTACTATTCGTTCTAAGATGCCTTCTCAGTGCCTCTTCAGAGGTAGCGGCCAATTCGGCAAGCTTTCTAATATAAATCTCGCGCGAAAGCCCATCACGAATAGAATGAATAGCATTCGACATACCTTCTATCAATAATTTCGAGGTCGCAACACCCTCCTTGCCGGAGTTCACGAGAATATGTCCGTAAAGCCAATCGAACCAGTTTGGCGAAGAGTCCAACAACTCCAAAAGCTCATCTGCTCCCTTCTCCTTAACAAAGGAATCTGGGTCCTCATCCTCGGGAAGCCTGCAGATGAAAACATCGAGACCAGCAGAAAGAAGAATTTCTATCGACCGAAGTGTAGCCCTAAGGCCAGCGGAATCACCATCGAAAAGAACAACAACACGCGGCGCATATCTCGCAAGGATAGAGGCTTGATTGCTTGTAAGCGCAGTGCCGCAAGAACCTACGGCATTCTTAATACCATGCTCGAATAAACCAATAACATCAAAATACCCCTCGACAAGTATAGATTTACCCTGCTTGCGAATCGCTGCTCGCGCCTGAGGAAGTCCATATAGAATCGAGGACTTGTGATATATATCGTTGTCCGCGCTGTTGATATATTTAGGGCCTGAACGGTCGCTTTCGCGGATTTTCCTTTGGGCAAATCCTACAGTTCTTCCATTTGTTTTCTGAATCGGGAAAACGAGGGCATCGTAAATAGCCGCAAAGAATTTATTCTCCGATTTAGACTGACCTAATAGACCCTGCTCTAAAAAAGCCTTCTCTTTCTTTTTTTCCCTTTTTAGATATTTAGCAAACATAAGCTGATCGGCTGGCGCCCAACCAAGCGCAAAAACCTCCCATGTTGCCTCTGCAACACCTCTGCTTTTCAGGTATTCTCTTGCTTCGGTTCCAAGTTTTGATTTCAAGGCCTTAGCAAAGAAAATCGCCGCGTTTTCCGCAGCCTCTTCGAGACCTTCAGACCTATCATTTCCATCAGTTTTTTTAGGAAGATCGATACCGGCATCTCGCGCAAGGCTTTCAACCGCCTCCGGAAAAGACAGACCTTCCTTTTCCATAATAAATGTGAAAACGGTGCCACCTACATGACAACCAAAACAGTAATAAAGACCTTGCTCTGGATCTACCGAGAAACTCGGAGTTTTCTCATTATGGAAGGGACATAGCCCAAAAAGCTTACCTCCTCGAGGCTTGAGCGAAGTGTATCTTCCTATAATGGAAACTATATCGGTAGCCGTAGCCACTCGATCAATAAAATCTCGTGAAAACCTACCTTCAGACATTTTCCCCAACACCTATGGCACCGGTGGGACAAACCTCTGAAGCCCCAATACAACAACCGGCCCCTTCGTATTCGTCTGGCTTAATCGCAACAGCAACATCGTCAATAATATGGAAACCCTCGGGG harbors:
- a CDS encoding DNA primase — encoded protein: MSEGRFSRDFIDRVATATDIVSIIGRYTSLKPRGGKLFGLCPFHNEKTPSFSVDPEQGLYYCFGCHVGGTVFTFIMEKEGLSFPEAVESLARDAGIDLPKKTDGNDRSEGLEEAAENAAIFFAKALKSKLGTEAREYLKSRGVAEATWEVFALGWAPADQLMFAKYLKREKKKEKAFLEQGLLGQSKSENKFFAAIYDALVFPIQKTNGRTVGFAQRKIRESDRSGPKYINSADNDIYHKSSILYGLPQARAAIRKQGKSILVEGYFDVIGLFEHGIKNAVGSCGTALTSNQASILARYAPRVVVLFDGDSAGLRATLRSIEILLSAGLDVFICRLPEDEDPDSFVKEKGADELLELLDSSPNWFDWLYGHILVNSGKEGVATSKLLIEGMSNAIHSIRDGLSREIYIRKLAELAATSEEALRRHLRTNSNRRHEQPKITETEREFVALSQLAKLELALLAAIVRSEKVFETEENPLTLYPGLWEIAILRPAPSQFLEQIAESRSRNCLAQIFLEPQPEDCSAHANQLLSKISRMRIDKEIETLNAQLRQAENKGDLVLQDEIIKKLSNLAGKLGGMFFATNKK